One Pseudorasbora parva isolate DD20220531a chromosome 4, ASM2467924v1, whole genome shotgun sequence genomic region harbors:
- the LOC137073100 gene encoding ras-related protein Rab-33B: MDSSWESSSSSNGIPVRCYRTCKIIVIGDAGVGKTCLTHRFCTGQFPNRTEATIGVDFREKLLEIEGEKVKVQLWDTAGQERFRKSMVQHYYRNVHGIVFVFDVTNPISFRNLPLWMDECRQHSLGPDIPRALVCNKADLVTSTITSVLIEQARHLAEVHGMSFYLTSAKGRKGDQVDSIFETLAKSLKCQRSQSVNEGVLRCRSESFQIPAKVTMAQETKKKWSCIC, encoded by the exons ATGGATTCGTCCTGGGAGAGCTCTAGCTCATCAAACGGTATCCCGGTGCGCTGTTATCGTACCTGTAAGATCATTGTGATCGGAGATGCCGGAGTCGGCAAGACCTGTCTGACACACCGCTTCTGCACCGGACAGTTTCCCAATAGAACGGAGGCGACCATCGGGGTGGATTTTCGTGAGAAACTTCTTGAGATAGAAGGCGAGAAAGTCAAA GTACAGCTGTGGGACACGGCTGGTCAGGAGCGTTTTCGCAAGAGCATGGTACAGCACTACTATCGCAATGTGCATGGgattgtttttgtgtttgatGTCACTAACCCCATTAGTTTCCGGAATCTGCCATTGTGGATGGACGAGTGCCGGCAGCACTCTCTTGGTCCAGATATACCCCGGGCCCTTGTTTGCAACAAGGCTGATCTGGTCACTTCGACAATTACATCAGTGTTAATAGAGCAGGCTCGTCATTTGGCCGAAGTCCACGGAATGTCTTTTTATCTGACTTCAGCCAAAGGTCGCAAAGGGGACCAGGTGGACAGCATCTTTGAGACATTGGCAAAGAGTCTGAAGTGCCAGAGAAGCCAGAGTGTGAATGAAGGTGTGTTACGGTGCAGATCTGAGAGTTTCCAAATCCCAGCTAAAGTCA